In Fodinibius salicampi, a single genomic region encodes these proteins:
- a CDS encoding energy transducer TonB family protein — translation MEFPSLHEEDRFALQITGGVHVVLVIIFLLYTFNIQTTARPSFIEVEFGELQSGMPAEYAEEQNEEVATRPDPSETEPENPDPEQQEPVEEQQETTNEPLKPVDAPDETEEIQDEEVVTTPETDKVDPEQETAEQETQEEVTVPPKTEEDEVQQEGAETSGDAQGNTGELNADQGTGNEQQKSAPYELQWEGDIERAPMVQPLPDNTTGSEATITIRFEVKPNGTLGQIIPLKKMNAELEREVMQTLRSWRFSRLPSSVPQRSQWGTITFRFVLE, via the coding sequence ATGGAATTTCCGTCACTACATGAAGAAGATCGCTTTGCCCTGCAAATAACGGGTGGAGTACATGTAGTGCTGGTAATTATTTTCCTGCTGTATACTTTTAATATCCAAACGACAGCACGCCCTTCTTTTATTGAAGTGGAATTCGGAGAATTACAGTCGGGTATGCCGGCAGAATATGCTGAAGAACAAAATGAGGAGGTGGCAACACGACCTGATCCCTCTGAAACTGAACCAGAGAATCCAGATCCTGAGCAACAGGAGCCCGTAGAGGAACAGCAAGAAACTACAAATGAACCGCTCAAGCCTGTTGATGCCCCGGACGAAACGGAAGAAATTCAGGATGAAGAAGTAGTTACAACCCCCGAAACCGATAAGGTTGATCCTGAACAGGAGACGGCGGAGCAGGAAACCCAGGAAGAGGTAACTGTCCCGCCAAAAACAGAAGAGGATGAAGTTCAGCAGGAAGGAGCCGAAACCAGTGGTGATGCACAGGGCAATACCGGCGAACTGAATGCTGATCAGGGTACAGGAAATGAACAGCAAAAATCCGCTCCTTATGAACTCCAGTGGGAGGGAGATATTGAACGGGCTCCAATGGTTCAACCACTGCCTGATAATACCACAGGTTCAGAGGCCACTATTACCATTCGGTTTGAGGTAAAGCCGAACGGTACGCTCGGACAGATTATTCCATTGAAGAAAATGAATGCAGAGCTGGAGCGAGAAGTCATGCAAACACTTCGAAGTTGGCGTTTTTCCCGGTTGCCTTCAAGTGTGCCACAAAGATCTCAGTGGGGGACCATTACCTTCCGCTTTGTTCTGGAGTAG
- a CDS encoding DUF4097 family beta strand repeat-containing protein: MNTRSNYLLKVALAFFGSLLVTFLLVLSSNVQAQSNNGKDGDPYRVEHFQAADVQSLNVQTSGGHITVEGTSGTEARIEMYVRKNGRSLTSEDTDLSDWKIDISHSGQSINAIAKRKNNGWGFFNGNNHPSISFIVYTPEEINSNLKTSGGHINASNLSGNQQLKTSGGHIELAMLSGTVDAHTSGGHISGQELNGEIELKTSGGHISLENIDGSLDARTSGGHINASLLSISGSLNLKTSGGNIDIAIPGNTGLALNLAGTFVNANIDNFSGKIERNKVNGKLNGGGPLLSARTSGGTVSLSFH; the protein is encoded by the coding sequence ATGAATACACGAAGCAATTATCTTTTAAAAGTAGCTCTAGCTTTTTTTGGTTCCCTTTTAGTCACCTTCTTATTGGTCCTATCGTCTAATGTACAAGCGCAATCAAATAACGGAAAGGATGGAGACCCTTATCGAGTTGAACATTTTCAAGCAGCAGATGTACAAAGCCTCAATGTTCAAACATCAGGTGGCCATATTACCGTGGAAGGAACCTCCGGTACTGAAGCTCGTATTGAAATGTATGTTCGTAAAAACGGACGATCTTTAACATCCGAGGATACTGATCTTTCCGATTGGAAAATTGATATTTCTCACTCAGGCCAATCCATTAATGCAATAGCAAAAAGAAAAAATAACGGGTGGGGATTTTTTAACGGGAATAATCACCCATCGATTTCTTTTATTGTCTATACCCCTGAGGAAATAAATTCGAATCTCAAAACTAGCGGCGGACACATAAATGCTAGTAACCTCTCCGGAAATCAGCAATTAAAAACGAGTGGAGGACATATCGAATTAGCCATGCTTAGTGGTACCGTTGATGCTCATACTTCAGGCGGTCATATTAGTGGCCAAGAACTGAATGGCGAAATTGAACTTAAAACCAGCGGTGGACATATAAGTCTTGAAAATATTGATGGGTCTTTGGATGCAAGAACCAGTGGCGGACACATAAATGCATCCTTGCTTTCAATAAGCGGTTCATTGAATTTAAAAACAAGTGGGGGAAACATCGATATTGCCATTCCCGGAAATACCGGACTGGCGTTAAACTTAGCCGGAACCTTTGTAAATGCTAATATAGATAACTTTTCCGGCAAGATAGAACGTAACAAGGTCAATGGAAAACTTAACGGTGGTGGCCCCTTACTCTCCGCCCGGACATCAGGCGGAACTGTTTCTTTATCTTTCCACTAA
- a CDS encoding HU family DNA-binding protein, with product MEKKFLKAFADVVREEVARKNKVKINGLGIFKLEHQKQFQKQYENGRVVMMPPKDRIRFISEN from the coding sequence ATGGAGAAGAAATTTCTAAAAGCGTTTGCCGATGTGGTACGTGAAGAAGTAGCTCGGAAAAATAAAGTGAAAATTAACGGCTTGGGAATATTTAAGCTTGAACATCAAAAGCAGTTCCAAAAGCAGTATGAAAATGGACGTGTAGTTATGATGCCCCCCAAAGATCGTATCAGATTTATATCGGAAAATTAG
- a CDS encoding SPOR domain-containing protein, whose amino-acid sequence MTTIDREQLIDSLVERTGMDRSSVAQQFEKLESRIQKARTAEAPFEIENFGTFTTVENQLEFIPDDVLETEINNRYAGMKPIELIEAFKSPEGEPVPVADSPIGQSDVKEYEKKPSDQSENGDKEESPKEQPEKPKKEPAPVGEHPQTRTTEEEPNRPEKEEVADTSTTGIATKDQRDEKAKEAAEKKGKRPAKDPIGQTVLVIALILGLAIAGWMAYDFGLFGSEATSNGSPDNAQQSAIGQSQETDLGPESSIGQTEDEEESGQKELPVEENSGSGNESGSSPVESDDPYGMYGNIQEAAGNYYTIVVHSMQTIPQAEEKQQEVLEQGNYRTEIKEANVNGSTYYRIGIGQFETIDAAQKAAEELPEPYRSNNFISRF is encoded by the coding sequence ATGACAACGATCGACAGAGAACAATTAATAGATTCACTGGTTGAGCGAACGGGTATGGACCGATCATCGGTAGCTCAGCAGTTTGAAAAATTAGAAAGTCGTATTCAAAAGGCCAGGACAGCGGAAGCTCCTTTTGAAATTGAAAATTTTGGAACCTTTACGACGGTTGAAAATCAGTTGGAATTTATCCCGGATGATGTTTTGGAAACGGAGATTAACAATAGATATGCGGGGATGAAACCTATTGAACTGATTGAAGCATTTAAAAGTCCGGAAGGAGAACCCGTTCCGGTTGCTGATAGTCCGATTGGACAATCGGATGTGAAAGAATATGAGAAAAAGCCATCCGATCAGTCTGAAAATGGGGATAAGGAAGAATCTCCAAAAGAACAGCCCGAAAAACCCAAAAAAGAACCTGCCCCGGTTGGTGAGCACCCGCAGACACGAACAACGGAGGAAGAACCGAATCGGCCTGAGAAAGAGGAGGTAGCTGACACATCTACAACTGGTATTGCAACAAAAGACCAAAGGGATGAAAAGGCTAAAGAAGCTGCTGAGAAAAAAGGAAAACGTCCGGCAAAGGACCCAATAGGACAAACCGTTTTAGTAATTGCTTTAATTTTAGGTTTGGCCATAGCTGGATGGATGGCCTATGACTTTGGATTATTTGGCAGCGAAGCTACAAGTAATGGATCGCCGGATAATGCACAACAGTCTGCTATTGGACAGTCGCAAGAGACAGATTTAGGGCCGGAATCTTCTATAGGACAAACTGAAGACGAAGAAGAGAGTGGACAAAAGGAACTCCCGGTAGAAGAAAACAGTGGATCAGGCAATGAATCCGGGTCTTCTCCCGTTGAATCTGATGACCCATACGGAATGTATGGGAATATTCAGGAAGCCGCTGGAAATTATTATACTATAGTAGTACACTCAATGCAGACGATTCCGCAAGCTGAAGAAAAGCAGCAAGAGGTGTTGGAACAAGGTAATTATCGCACTGAAATAAAAGAAGCGAATGTCAATGGAAGTACGTATTATCGAATCGGAATTGGACAGTTTGAGACCATAGATGCTGCCCAAAAGGCAGCCGAAGAGTTACCGGAGCCATATAGAAGCAATAACTTTATCAGCCGTTTTTAA
- a CDS encoding lysylphosphatidylglycerol synthase transmembrane domain-containing protein encodes MVKRIVKIVLALTLGAIFLWLAFRNVRLQEVWEYAQDIQFGWIFPFTIAAFCSHLFRAERWRLLIKHDKEEIDRTTLVSGVLVGYLMNIVGPRLGEVSRPMYVAKKEGLSTSKLMGTIVLERIVDVLVMVFLMFVVSVYLISDFNLLKQIFGDETINFLTNESSLLTYGWTILFVLLVAFVGYLLVRFVLYLGTRFEVLQGWIERARRALVMFKDGVLSAREVEHWWQFVFYTVLIWFCYTLMTYIPFWMFDMQEVYRLDMLDALVITVISAIGIAIPSPGGLGTYHYFVKQSLLVLFAVPAVTGIAYATVTHASMVLFVGSITPIVLFIDKLRSTKAGKPVI; translated from the coding sequence ATGGTAAAACGAATCGTTAAAATTGTTCTTGCTCTTACTCTCGGGGCAATATTTCTATGGCTTGCTTTTCGCAATGTCCGCTTGCAAGAAGTATGGGAGTATGCGCAGGATATTCAATTTGGATGGATCTTTCCTTTTACCATAGCAGCATTTTGCAGCCACTTATTTCGGGCAGAGCGCTGGCGCTTGCTTATAAAGCACGACAAGGAGGAAATTGACCGTACCACGCTTGTTTCAGGAGTACTGGTGGGTTACCTAATGAATATTGTGGGTCCGCGTCTGGGAGAGGTGTCCCGACCGATGTATGTGGCCAAAAAAGAAGGTCTCAGTACTTCAAAATTAATGGGAACCATCGTGCTGGAGCGTATTGTGGATGTCCTGGTAATGGTTTTCTTAATGTTCGTAGTATCCGTTTATCTAATCTCCGATTTCAATCTGTTAAAACAGATATTTGGTGATGAAACCATTAATTTTTTGACAAATGAATCGAGCTTACTGACCTATGGCTGGACGATTCTGTTTGTTTTATTAGTAGCCTTTGTCGGATACCTGTTGGTTCGATTTGTATTATATTTGGGAACTAGGTTTGAGGTCCTTCAGGGTTGGATCGAGCGAGCCAGGAGAGCACTGGTTATGTTCAAAGATGGCGTGCTCTCTGCTCGTGAAGTGGAACATTGGTGGCAATTTGTATTTTATACGGTGCTTATTTGGTTCTGCTACACCCTAATGACCTATATTCCCTTCTGGATGTTCGATATGCAGGAGGTCTATCGTTTGGATATGTTGGATGCGTTAGTTATAACGGTTATTTCAGCTATCGGTATTGCCATCCCTTCTCCGGGAGGACTGGGAACGTACCATTACTTTGTTAAGCAGTCTCTTTTGGTGCTCTTTGCGGTCCCTGCTGTTACGGGGATAGCTTATGCTACGGTAACCCATGCCAGCATGGTCCTCTTTGTGGGAAGTATTACTCCCATTGTGCTCTTTATTGATAAGTTGCGATCTACAAAAGCGGGCAAACCCGTTATCTAG
- a CDS encoding ExbD/TolR family protein, protein MDFRDEDNRMEPLTMFSQSSLTDIVLLLLIFFLLTSSFVTNFGIKVNIPEAETGAQTESLFINVAVTKEGDFYVDGNQVSRGMLASELRKAKDNKPESTLVLRADKDAIVDNAVRVMNVAKALELKIVMATEQNNQ, encoded by the coding sequence ATGGATTTTCGAGATGAGGACAACCGAATGGAGCCATTGACGATGTTTTCACAATCGTCACTGACAGATATTGTGCTCCTCCTGCTTATATTCTTTCTATTAACTTCATCTTTTGTAACGAATTTCGGAATTAAAGTAAATATTCCGGAAGCAGAGACCGGAGCACAAACGGAGTCTCTGTTCATTAATGTTGCAGTAACTAAAGAAGGTGATTTCTATGTTGATGGAAACCAGGTAAGCAGAGGTATGCTGGCATCGGAACTCCGTAAAGCAAAAGATAATAAACCCGAGAGCACTCTCGTTTTGCGGGCTGATAAAGATGCTATTGTGGATAATGCGGTACGAGTAATGAATGTGGCAAAAGCACTGGAGCTCAAAATCGTAATGGCAACCGAACAGAATAATCAATAA
- a CDS encoding LolA family protein produces MSDRLVQFLITALLLGGIPVMAGAQDAPFEQLKMKFEDGQIFSADFHHQSVDSYTQDTVSNNGLIWVGNEDYKVRTDQQTVVVDGKISTVFDRNRNRVIISNYEPSEDDFAPSRILNGIDSTFTVTEEMKQGNQFYIQLTSEDPFAIYKKVEIVLSEALIPQQIRAVDPVDNIITTEFKNGTFLPPEEELFELDYPDSVELIDMRD; encoded by the coding sequence TTGAGCGATAGATTAGTACAATTCTTAATTACAGCACTCCTTTTGGGAGGAATTCCCGTAATGGCCGGGGCTCAGGATGCGCCATTCGAACAGTTGAAAATGAAGTTTGAAGATGGACAGATTTTTTCGGCTGATTTTCATCATCAGTCGGTCGATTCTTATACGCAAGATACGGTTTCTAATAACGGGTTAATATGGGTAGGGAACGAGGATTATAAAGTGCGCACTGACCAGCAGACGGTTGTAGTGGATGGAAAGATATCAACAGTTTTTGACAGGAATCGAAACAGGGTAATCATCAGCAACTATGAGCCTTCTGAAGATGATTTTGCTCCTTCCCGTATTCTAAATGGAATAGATTCTACTTTTACCGTAACTGAGGAAATGAAACAGGGTAACCAGTTTTATATACAATTGACCTCAGAAGATCCTTTTGCTATTTATAAAAAAGTAGAGATTGTCCTTTCCGAAGCGCTGATACCTCAACAGATTCGTGCGGTGGATCCGGTGGATAATATCATTACTACTGAGTTTAAAAATGGTACGTTTCTTCCGCCGGAAGAAGAACTGTTCGAACTTGACTACCCGGATAGTGTGGAACTTATTGACATGCGGGATTAA
- a CDS encoding OmpW family outer membrane protein yields MLKKLLLAATMLCLFVPALQAQTEDNPTWLSIHVGHNEYDGDLGNEMLEYEVNTDWSAGVGFHQYLSPSFDFDAILEYGYLDYKNGPDEDNPVKANNSFGTKYLNANFMLRYKLANGYIINQNATLQPFVGAGIGITPYFGGSDNVYENQTGNDIDSRVGLGIPLAAGFDISLSEKTKLVLKATYNRTFVDGYDGQAEGLGRSSGSIDSNIDNKSHDDFLVTSLGFKFNIGGATDTDDDGIPDKEDRCPETPGPEEFDGCPDTDGDGIPDIDDECPEVAGEAEFNGCPDTDGDGIPDKDDECPEVAGEAEFNGCPDTDGDGIPDKDDRCPEVAGEAEFNGCPDTDGDGIPDYEDECPEEPGIEANNGCPQVDFDFADVNFAFDRSNVEDQFKDELNELANELMDNTDLKVTLIGHADRIGPAQYNLRLSQRRAESVKTYLVGQGVSADRIFTEGVGETQPKIENANNEERRQNRRVVIEVERM; encoded by the coding sequence ATGTTAAAGAAGCTACTTTTAGCCGCAACTATGTTATGTCTTTTTGTGCCTGCGTTGCAAGCACAAACGGAAGACAATCCGACGTGGTTAAGTATCCACGTAGGACATAACGAATACGATGGTGATCTCGGGAACGAGATGCTTGAGTATGAAGTCAATACAGACTGGTCAGCGGGTGTTGGTTTTCATCAATATCTGAGCCCGTCTTTTGACTTCGATGCTATTCTGGAATATGGATATCTGGATTATAAAAACGGACCAGATGAAGACAATCCTGTAAAAGCCAATAATAGTTTTGGCACAAAGTATCTGAACGCCAACTTTATGCTTCGGTATAAGCTGGCAAACGGATATATCATTAATCAGAATGCTACTCTCCAGCCGTTTGTAGGTGCTGGTATTGGCATTACCCCATATTTTGGCGGTAGTGATAATGTTTATGAAAATCAGACCGGGAACGATATAGATAGTCGGGTAGGCCTTGGTATACCATTGGCCGCCGGATTTGATATTAGCCTTTCTGAAAAGACCAAGCTGGTATTAAAAGCTACGTACAACCGAACTTTTGTTGATGGCTATGATGGTCAGGCAGAAGGACTCGGTCGATCTAGCGGATCTATTGATAGCAATATTGATAACAAAAGCCATGATGACTTCTTAGTGACGTCATTAGGCTTTAAATTCAATATTGGCGGTGCTACTGATACTGATGATGATGGCATTCCCGATAAAGAAGATCGCTGTCCTGAAACACCGGGACCAGAAGAGTTTGACGGTTGTCCTGATACCGATGGCGATGGTATTCCGGATATAGATGATGAATGTCCCGAAGTTGCAGGAGAAGCTGAATTTAATGGCTGCCCTGACACTGATGGTGACGGCATTCCCGATAAGGATGATGAATGTCCCGAAGTTGCAGGAGAAGCTGAATTTAACGGCTGCCCCGATACTGATGGCGATGGCATTCCCGATAAGGATGATCGTTGTCCCGAAGTTGCAGGAGAAGCTGAATTTAACGGCTGCCCTGACACTGATGGTGACGGAATTCCTGATTACGAAGATGAGTGCCCTGAAGAGCCAGGAATCGAAGCTAATAATGGTTGTCCGCAAGTCGACTTCGACTTTGCTGATGTGAACTTTGCTTTCGATAGATCTAACGTCGAAGATCAGTTCAAGGACGAGCTTAATGAGTTAGCTAATGAGCTGATGGATAACACTGATCTTAAAGTAACATTGATAGGCCACGCCGATCGTATTGGACCTGCGCAATATAACTTGCGTCTGTCACAGCGTCGTGCTGAGTCTGTCAAGACTTACTTAGTAGGTCAAGGTGTAAGTGCTGATCGCATCTTCACTGAAGGTGTCGGTGAAACACAGCCTAAGATCGAAAACGCTAATAACGAAGAACGACGACAAAACCGTCGAGTAGTTATCGAAGTTGAGCGCATGTAA
- a CDS encoding Gfo/Idh/MocA family protein yields MSYSRRDFLAHLSLGLGSIAAFPSLSMLNNVEHFLKQKGLSKLPEDEKLGIALVGLGNYSSGQLAPALQETKLCKLSGIVTGTPQKEQEWAQKYNIPDSNIYNYETYDQIADNDDIDIIYVVLPNSMHAEYTIRAAEAGKHVICEKPMATSAKDCQRMIDACNQANRKLSIGYRLHFEPHNKEMMRLGRNEVLGPVQQMSGTFSFPLNDPDAWRLDKKMAGGGPLMDVGIYIVQASLYTMGQLPTSVKAWDETKDHETFSEVEGTIRWNLNFPNNVVLQADSSYEDRGNNFRMEAANGWAELSPAYSYGGIKGETSEGPMDFPQVNQQALQMDDFARCIIEDDQTIVPGEMGKRDMIILDSIYESAETGSEVSLEFDKDGDFIDPMKG; encoded by the coding sequence ATGAGTTACTCAAGACGTGATTTTCTCGCTCATCTTTCACTAGGACTTGGTTCTATTGCAGCTTTCCCAAGTCTCTCTATGCTTAATAATGTAGAGCATTTTTTAAAACAGAAAGGCCTGTCCAAATTACCAGAAGATGAAAAGCTTGGAATTGCCCTCGTAGGACTTGGCAATTACTCGAGCGGACAGCTTGCTCCTGCTCTTCAGGAAACAAAGCTTTGCAAACTATCCGGTATTGTAACCGGGACTCCTCAAAAAGAGCAAGAATGGGCCCAGAAATATAATATTCCCGATTCCAATATTTATAATTACGAAACCTATGACCAAATCGCTGACAACGACGATATTGATATTATTTATGTTGTCCTTCCTAACAGTATGCATGCAGAATACACCATTCGCGCCGCCGAAGCGGGTAAACATGTGATTTGTGAAAAACCGATGGCTACTTCGGCCAAAGACTGTCAACGAATGATTGACGCCTGCAATCAAGCCAATAGAAAATTATCCATCGGATATCGCTTACATTTTGAGCCACATAACAAGGAAATGATGCGCTTGGGCCGGAACGAGGTACTGGGGCCGGTGCAACAGATGAGTGGTACTTTCAGCTTCCCCCTTAATGATCCTGACGCTTGGCGACTTGACAAAAAAATGGCCGGCGGCGGACCGCTGATGGATGTAGGTATTTACATCGTTCAGGCCAGCCTCTATACCATGGGGCAACTTCCGACTTCGGTTAAGGCTTGGGATGAAACTAAAGACCACGAAACCTTTTCAGAGGTAGAAGGCACTATTCGCTGGAACCTTAATTTTCCAAATAATGTAGTACTTCAGGCAGACTCGAGTTATGAAGACCGGGGAAATAACTTCCGTATGGAAGCTGCCAACGGATGGGCTGAGCTCAGTCCTGCCTATAGTTACGGTGGTATAAAGGGTGAAACCAGCGAAGGACCGATGGACTTTCCACAAGTCAATCAGCAAGCCCTGCAAATGGATGATTTTGCCCGTTGTATTATTGAGGATGACCAGACAATTGTTCCCGGAGAAATGGGTAAACGTGATATGATTATTTTGGATTCTATTTATGAATCAGCCGAAACTGGCAGTGAGGTATCGCTAGAATTTGATAAAGACGGAGATTTTATTGATCCCATGAAAGGATAA
- a CDS encoding proline dehydrogenase family protein gives MKLPFVLAKRFVAGESFDQAAPKVEELNEKNIRVTLDLLGENVRDRGMADDSVANYIELIENISSAGLDSTISIKLTMLGLDIDEKYCRNNLFDLLETARDHNQFVRIDMEGSDYTEQTINLFREAFQEYEQHVGIVIQAYLHRTEQDIAELAELGADVRLCKGAYNEPKEIALQEMNDIRKAFKEYATVLLKETTYPRIATHDDELINWTKTFVREQNLSSSDFEFQMLYGLREQTIEEMTEQGYNTRVYVPFGTMWFPYFKRRLMERKENIWFILSTLFKK, from the coding sequence ATGAAGTTACCCTTTGTTTTGGCAAAACGGTTTGTAGCCGGAGAAAGCTTTGACCAGGCGGCCCCAAAAGTAGAAGAGTTGAATGAGAAGAATATTAGGGTAACCCTTGATTTGTTGGGTGAAAATGTTCGGGATCGGGGGATGGCAGATGATTCTGTTGCCAATTATATAGAGTTAATTGAAAATATTAGTTCAGCCGGACTGGATAGTACCATATCGATTAAACTTACTATGCTCGGACTTGACATCGACGAAAAATATTGCCGGAATAATCTATTTGATTTATTAGAGACCGCCCGTGATCATAATCAGTTTGTGCGAATTGATATGGAAGGTTCTGATTATACTGAACAGACTATAAACCTGTTCAGGGAAGCATTTCAGGAATACGAACAGCACGTTGGAATTGTAATACAGGCTTATTTACATCGAACGGAACAAGACATTGCTGAATTGGCTGAGCTCGGCGCAGATGTCAGGCTTTGTAAAGGAGCCTATAATGAGCCTAAGGAAATTGCACTGCAGGAGATGAATGACATTCGAAAAGCTTTTAAAGAGTATGCAACCGTATTATTAAAAGAGACTACTTATCCGCGGATAGCAACACACGATGATGAGTTAATTAATTGGACCAAAACATTTGTGAGGGAACAGAATCTCAGCTCCTCCGACTTTGAATTCCAAATGCTATATGGCTTACGGGAGCAGACGATAGAGGAGATGACTGAACAGGGATATAATACACGTGTTTATGTACCCTTTGGCACTATGTGGTTTCCCTACTTTAAGCGCCGATTGATGGAGAGAAAGGAAAATATTTGGTTTATCTTAAGTACGTTGTTTAAAAAGTAG
- a CDS encoding MotA/TolQ/ExbB proton channel family protein, with the protein MIQSQPDTADTNAVADTLGIAGQQETMSMFELLAEGGVLMIPLFILSVLAIFVIAERWRTLNNTHIEIDGFLRTVEGMLKDGDRQRALTYCDGIDKPLARILKAGIQRLGRPIRDIEDAISNAGKKEIFHLEKRMNWLATIAGVAPLVGFTGTVTGMIEAFMDIQSLQGNVNPSVLAGGIWEALITTATGLIVGIIAYGFYNFLLGKINRTVHELENASADFIDMLQGPSNKKEKQAQRVQ; encoded by the coding sequence TTGATACAGTCTCAGCCGGATACAGCGGATACTAATGCAGTTGCCGATACGTTAGGGATAGCGGGACAACAGGAAACCATGTCTATGTTTGAATTGCTCGCAGAAGGCGGTGTACTTATGATTCCGCTTTTTATTTTATCTGTTTTAGCCATTTTTGTAATTGCTGAAAGATGGCGGACCCTCAATAATACCCATATTGAGATTGACGGCTTTCTTCGAACCGTTGAGGGCATGCTTAAAGACGGCGACCGACAGCGGGCGCTAACCTATTGCGACGGTATTGACAAGCCGCTGGCTCGCATTCTAAAGGCAGGAATACAGCGTCTGGGACGGCCTATTCGAGATATTGAAGATGCCATTAGCAATGCTGGAAAGAAAGAGATTTTTCATTTGGAAAAGAGAATGAACTGGTTGGCAACTATTGCCGGTGTAGCGCCGCTGGTTGGATTTACCGGAACGGTTACCGGAATGATTGAGGCGTTTATGGATATTCAATCACTACAGGGTAATGTTAATCCCAGTGTATTGGCCGGAGGAATTTGGGAAGCACTTATAACAACGGCGACAGGACTGATTGTTGGTATTATTGCCTATGGTTTTTATAACTTTTTGCTGGGAAAAATTAATCGTACGGTGCATGAACTTGAAAATGCCTCCGCCGATTTTATTGATATGTTACAGGGGCCATCCAATAAAAAAGAGAAACAAGCCCAGAGGGTACAGTAA